One stretch of Leptospira mtsangambouensis DNA includes these proteins:
- a CDS encoding LIC_10421 family protein, translating into MKTTKIIATGILAMGLATANLQALDTNERLELLESAMIEQATTPAQKSAVSEYLANVAKEKVEMAQALRDRAGSTRGGKALSQMNEKKELLRRAEALEKEAKKYQTVSMDLHAASMQVAQN; encoded by the coding sequence ATGAAAACAACAAAGATTATCGCAACAGGGATCTTGGCAATGGGGCTTGCAACAGCAAATCTCCAAGCTTTAGATACAAACGAAAGATTGGAGCTTTTGGAGTCTGCTATGATTGAACAAGCAACAACTCCAGCGCAAAAATCTGCCGTTTCTGAGTATCTTGCGAATGTTGCAAAAGAAAAAGTAGAAATGGCTCAAGCACTTCGTGACAGAGCAGGATCTACTCGCGGTGGTAAGGCTCTTAGCCAAATGAACGAGAAGAAAGAACTTCTTCGCCGTGCAGAAGCTCTTGAAAAAGAAGCCAAAAAATACCAAACTGTCTCTATGGACCTTCATGCAGCGTCCATGCAGGTAGCACAAAACTAA
- a CDS encoding cell division protein FtsQ/DivIB, with amino-acid sequence MVDTPQEIKEKRFGRVVPILLVVLGLLALGLVFRWGRHVKPVARVEWEGLVALSPPEVFRYLGVDPENPKIGDWKDWEKLLSGHPRIRKVRITRDPDGFLKINVQEKVAEFVIHVGSSLYEVDEDLEILSRDRVLANHLIVISGQFTVGEKKLEGRQIFDITKEMRHALSSYPALKSRISELVSERDGNYTMYLKSPNSMKVYLGDKLELNVFRKLYASLAYMEAESVKAVSIDLRGEDAVYH; translated from the coding sequence ATGGTTGACACCCCCCAAGAAATCAAAGAAAAACGATTTGGGCGCGTGGTTCCCATCCTATTGGTTGTTTTGGGTCTCTTGGCCTTAGGGCTTGTCTTCCGTTGGGGAAGACACGTGAAACCTGTGGCCCGTGTGGAATGGGAAGGACTTGTGGCTCTCAGCCCTCCCGAGGTATTTCGCTATTTGGGAGTGGATCCGGAAAACCCAAAGATTGGGGATTGGAAGGATTGGGAGAAACTACTTTCTGGCCATCCAAGGATTCGGAAGGTTCGGATCACGAGAGACCCTGATGGATTTTTGAAGATCAATGTACAGGAGAAAGTCGCCGAATTTGTCATACATGTAGGAAGTTCCTTGTATGAGGTGGATGAGGATCTGGAGATACTTTCCAGAGATCGGGTGTTAGCTAATCACCTAATTGTGATTAGTGGGCAATTCACTGTTGGGGAAAAAAAACTAGAAGGCAGACAAATTTTTGATATCACAAAAGAAATGCGACACGCTCTTTCCTCTTATCCTGCACTAAAATCCAGAATCTCCGAACTCGTCTCTGAACGTGACGGAAATTATACTATGTATTTAAAGTCACCAAATTCTATGAAAGTATATTTAGGTGATAAATTAGAACTCAATGTATTTCGTAAATTATATGCATCTTTGGCTTATATGGAAGCTGAATCTGTTAAAGCCGTTTCTATCGATTTGAGGGGAGAAGACGCCGTTTATCACTGA
- the ftsA gene encoding cell division protein FtsA: MTYDDAPIITALDLGSSLVKVVIGRLIGEHEIEIIGTGVYPSAGIKNGSIVNIETTTKSIIEAFGDAELMAGQEVNTVVVNVSGKSVHGFNEKGIIAVTNRERIVSETDIMRVVEAAQAVHVPGDQQVIHVLTKEFKVDDQVNIKDPIGMTGVRLEAEVHIVSCGNTALNNIDRCVEQAGLLQMDRVLSSLASSEAILTSGEKDLGTAVIDIGAGICDIIIYVDGGIAFSSVVPFGGFHITSDISIGLKTTVETAEVIKKRYGHTRIDMVDPTEKFEIPSISGRPARSVFRQELVEILEPRVREILEMIDHELVRSGFKSSLAGGVILTGGTSLLQGIEATAEEVLRLSVGRAKPAGLSGLVDKISSPEYATAVGLIKYSSKIQNLEQRNMHSGSDSDGWMKKVRRWMENNL; encoded by the coding sequence ATGACTTATGATGATGCACCTATCATAACGGCCTTGGATTTGGGATCCTCTCTTGTTAAAGTTGTCATTGGGCGACTAATAGGGGAACATGAAATCGAAATTATTGGAACTGGAGTTTATCCTTCTGCCGGTATCAAAAATGGTTCCATTGTCAATATAGAAACAACAACAAAGTCCATCATAGAAGCATTTGGTGATGCAGAACTAATGGCTGGGCAAGAAGTGAATACGGTTGTAGTCAATGTATCAGGAAAGTCCGTACATGGGTTCAATGAAAAAGGAATCATCGCTGTTACAAACAGAGAACGGATTGTATCTGAAACGGATATAATGCGAGTTGTAGAAGCTGCACAAGCAGTACATGTTCCAGGTGACCAACAAGTCATCCATGTTCTCACAAAAGAATTCAAAGTAGATGACCAAGTCAATATCAAAGATCCGATTGGGATGACTGGGGTTCGTTTAGAAGCGGAAGTACATATTGTATCGTGTGGAAATACTGCACTTAACAACATTGATCGTTGTGTAGAACAGGCTGGCCTTTTGCAGATGGACCGAGTGTTATCAAGCCTTGCTTCTTCTGAAGCCATCCTTACTTCAGGCGAAAAAGATTTGGGAACTGCTGTCATCGACATTGGTGCAGGAATCTGTGACATCATTATCTATGTGGATGGGGGAATTGCGTTTTCTTCAGTTGTCCCTTTCGGTGGATTCCATATCACAAGCGATATATCTATTGGTTTAAAAACCACTGTGGAAACGGCAGAAGTCATTAAAAAAAGATACGGCCATACAAGAATTGATATGGTGGACCCTACAGAGAAATTTGAAATCCCATCCATATCGGGAAGACCAGCTCGTTCCGTTTTTCGCCAAGAACTCGTTGAGATTTTAGAACCAAGGGTTCGTGAAATTTTAGAAATGATTGATCATGAGCTTGTTCGTTCAGGATTTAAGTCGAGTTTGGCGGGCGGTGTGATCCTTACAGGTGGGACATCATTATTACAAGGGATTGAAGCCACTGCCGAGGAAGTATTACGTTTGTCAGTGGGTCGTGCAAAACCGGCAGGGCTCAGCGGTCTTGTGGATAAAATTTCTAGCCCTGAATATGCCACTGCTGTTGGTCTGATTAAATACAGTTCCAAAATACAAAATTTAGAACAAAGAAATATGCATTCCGGATCTGATTCCGATGGATGGATGAAGAAGGTTCGTCGTTGGATGGAGAATAATCTCTAA